In Falco naumanni isolate bFalNau1 chromosome 15, bFalNau1.pat, whole genome shotgun sequence, the DNA window TGTTGCTCAGGAAAAGCAACCGATTCCTCAGGGAAAGGGAAATACTAACTCCAGACGCTGCCCTTTAAGGTTTGACATTTCCGTTCTTCGTAAGCTGATTACTGATTCATGCAGTTCATATGATGTTTTCTCAAAGACCCAGTAAAACCGTTCAATCTTTTTTTGGCCTTAAATGTTCAGGCTTTGTTTTTCCCTAGGATCTGCAGAACTAGGACTAGACTTAATATGTGAAAACTCTGTGCAGCTtggagaaaatgctgaaagacaGCTAATGTTAAATacattacctttttttcatttgcagatttttctcatttaaaagctAAATAGATTTACAAAGCCCAGGACCTTGAAGATCTGCtaatattacaatatttttcaaaacaacagtACTTCTCTTACTCAGAAACAAATGTTAAACCAAATGAAAAGCAGGATATTTAATTGCTTCTACCTTTGGTTCACAGAGTCATGCAATTGCCTCTgtcctgatttttatttttcagaaggttGAGCTCTGTTTCTGGGTTTATGGTGAATGTGTGTTTTGGAATGAAATGGTTTACTAGGCAATAAACATTTTGCTCAtctgttttttaacatttcatattaTGCAGCAGTAATAATGCTACATagcatttttgaaacaaaattttgtAGAAAGCAATTGTCATAATGAAATATATAGCTTTCTTTAAAGTTCTTGTAAGAGAAGCGATATTCATAGGCGACTCAAAACCAGCAGCTAATTGCTTGTAAACCTTCTTTAACCCTTTTCTCTTAAGTTGTCTTAATTAACGTAACTAGGTTAAAGTAAGAGCAGTTTCTAACCTGTATTTAGCTTATAGCTTATTGCTTCTTTTTGAgcctggatgaagggactgTGTGcctgaagattatttttccaGGTGTTATCAGTTGATCTTAAAATACATGGCCTCAGCCTACTGGTAGTGAtctcattttataaaatgtttgtaTGTGGACCTTTAAAATAAGTGTGCCAGACATGAGGACTTGCTTGTGCATAAGAAGACGGAAGACTGGCAGCATGGGATGAGTAAGTCATTGTGTAGCACAGAGCCTGTTAGTCAATATAGAAAACATCCTGGTGCTGCCACTTTGTGTAATGTGGTGACAGGAAGGTGCCTTCCTCAACTCTGCAATATACCCGCCTGTTCCTGGGTCTGATGCTCGGCCCCTCTATTTCCTAACCAGTCCCCCTAAAATACAGAAGTCAAACCCTGCTCATGGTAagtttgctttattaaaaattactggtGAGTCAGTGGCTGAGTCGAAATAAGTCCTCTTAGCTTCATGCATCTGCCTCTGTAGGATACCAGCTATAAAAACAGACACGTGGATCCTTCAGCCAGACAGAAGCACATGTGCTAATTTACTTTGCGGGGTAGCATGTGTGGCCCACGTCCTGTCATCGTTTCCCAGGCAAGTCTCCCACTGTAAGACCTTGCAGTGATAGTACTGCTGCTTTCCATAGCTATAATCAAACAAATGCTCAATAGATTATAAAAAAGCAGGAGACATGTCACCAGTGGTCTTTTTTAATCACATCTGGGATCTGTCATTGTGCAAATCTGGACTATTTAATTGGCCAAAATTGTTTCTTGATTCTCAGAagccttttatatatatatcatcATCCAAAAGAAATGAATGAGTGCTACAACCCCCTTCCTTTGGAAGATAACACAGGAGGCTCTGGGGAGCATGACTGTAACAGTAAGTCAGGACAAAGTGCGAGGCTGTATATATAGCTGACTGCCGCCTTGGCATTTTAACTCCTATGCTGTCCTTGGCTATGcccacacagccctgctttGGGACACAGTTGGGTCCATTGAGTCAAGCCACATGATGATCTGTTGCTGGCGTTGGGCAGTTGTGCAATCAGCTCTATCTAGACAGATCGTGCCACTACCCTTGGTAAGAAAAATGCATGCTAGGGACAGTCCTGGCATTCCTGGACACTTCACCCTTACCAGAGTGCTTTTTGAAGCATGCCATTTCACactaaaaaagcaaagcctctCCTGGGGTGTTTGCAGAGCACCCTGAAAGCTGCTGGTGCAGCAAACCTCACACCTCAGTTTGCTGTTCCTTTAAGCTGTCTCCGATTCCAAACCACTCTGTAGTCCTGAAACAAGCAGCGCTGTTGAACAAAGAGCCTGCAAACAGGGATAGCTCTGAGAGCAAGTTTCATAACCACTGTCCCCCACTGGGAAAGGCAGTCCCAAGCCAGAGAGCCTTGCCAGACAGATCCAGCATCTTTTGTCCATTTGGACAGAAGACAAGACCAAATGCTGAGCTCTCCTGTAGGGTAGGTTTTGCAGGTCCTCTGaagctgcttcttgctgctgctgagtttaAGCTCAGGGTGAAGCATGATGGAGggtgtgaaggaaaaaaaaacaaaccaaaaaattccTCCTGCTTGAGAACCTGTGTTCCTCTGCGTTTGCATTGCTtttggagaaagggaaaacGTGCACTGGAAGTGAGAAGTCTGTCTTCTCTGTTACAGCAAGCAGTTTCAGGTGAGGTGCATCCAGGCAGAGAAAGGGTTAGATcctggaggaggagctggagctttCCTAGGAGTGATGGGTGAGGGCCCCACGGGAAAGGTGGGTCTGTGCACTTCCAGCTACAGCCCAAAGACTGTTTGGAATTGCTGATGGTGAGCAGGCTGGTGCgatggggctggctctgctgctttccacacCAATCCACAGCTGTGGATTGATTATATGATCTCCTAAGAGTGTTTCTCCTATACAGTGAGCTGCTCTGTGTAGCACCCCAGACTGGGGGGTTTCCCCGTTTGGTAATGCTCGGTTCCCTGGCTTAGGTGGCTGCAGCACCCCCCTGCGCTCCCCTCGTTCAGGGCATCTGACTTCTCACTTCCTGGGCTCCTTAGCCAGCCCCATCTCTCTGTCTGTTACTTGTCAGTCCTGTCCTGCCTCATTGTATCTTCCTTCCCCTGGTTCCTTTCATCACTCTAACTCCcttttccagctccttccccatcctGATTTTCTCTTGTGGCCTACATAGGGCACAGCACTGACAGACACCTTGTCCCTTTtgttcttcccctctccctcttaGACTGGATTTCATCTGCTCTGCTTTGAAGCCAGTCCATCTTCTCAAAAGAGTGCCGAGGAATTGATGAAGGCATGAAACACTGAACTGGAAAACAccaacaatttattttaattttttttttttttttttgctaatctCACTGGTTAAGTGCATGGATTGTGGCAGATATTTCTCTGTAGCAGATAACTGGGGGATTTCAGTTCAAGCAGGTGAACATTTGTGAAACTAGGGTACTCAGAAAGGGGCCCTCTGCATAGGCAGAGCCAGGTCCAGCTTTGGCTGCACCCACCACCCCGACTTACTTTTGCACTAACATTTTTACTTTCCACATCAATGCTGTGCCCAGCTCTATTTACACTGTTACAGGTGCGCTTGCCAACATGATGCTCTGGCTTTTACCAAGTCACCAGATCTGTTCCCTGGATTCTGGCACTTCTGCAGGGCTCGGCTGGCAACAGCAGGTTTTTGCCAGGGGCTGTGCCCAGGTCCAAATCGTGGATGGACAgatgctgggggctgctgtaAGGCAGAGGGCATGATTCAACTTAAGATGCAATGTGACTGTTGCTGAATCCTTGGGTTATTTTTGCTCAGCTGGCCGAATTGAAGCAATGAATCAACCCACCCTGGTAAAATCTGTTTCAAGTGCGTAGCGTCATCAAACATGTTGCTGatttcctcttctgcagcaaGGCACTGGCCTTTCAGGCACACCAAGCGTAAAGAGCTTCGCAGCTTTCAAATTTACAGCTGTCCAAATCGAATGTGTGAACTCAATGgagtttgtttatttaattctgCTTTATAATACACTTAACTTGATAccaagtaaaagaaataatctggCAAAGACatcattaaacattttaataaggACTGGATGACTCATTTAGTTTGAACAAATGGATTATTTTGCAATCAGAAGTACAAATGTTAACcagctttatttttagctgaaaatgTCAAGAGGTCAGAAACAATTAAAGCAATTGTAAGGTGGGAGTACCCAGTGCTTGTGTTCTCTTGGATTTACACCTTactaaatttgcttttattgcagCTTAGCGACTTACTAACATTTTTCTGATAAGATAACGGGAAACGTCTGTGTAGGCATATTTACTGGTAGGAAGAGATTAGAGTCAAACAGAAGTGGAgcatacttttcattttaacagaacAAGAGGTGGAAAACTGAGGgatctgcttttttccttgcatgaTCTGAAATGCAGtgattgcattttaaaaggaatgtcTGACCTGCTTAGGAGTTTCTCATCAGCTCAAAATGCAACGTTTCAAATATCAGCTACAAGCTATTTTGTGTTGAAGTTCTTCTTTGAAAGTTTATTGTGTTTAGAGGAAAGAGAATCTGATGTTTAAGTGCAAAGAGCAGCTAACTGCAGCCCAGCAACAGGACGGCTTTGAGAACAGGCACTTCGGGCGTCAGGAGGCACTGCTGTTGTACCTGTCCCTAGCAAGCCATGCGCTAACAAGGCTGGAGGCCAGTTCAGGGGAGAATGTTCCTTTTGCTGCTCCTCGTATTGGGGGGTGAGATTTATTTGCCCCACATAATTACGCAGCGTGAGCTCACTGATGCAGCATCTCGTTGAGCCTGTCCCTGACGTACCTGACGTAGCAGAGGCACCACCTGAGTCACCTGCAGGGCCACCACCTCCTGCGGGGCTGCTCTGCCGGTGGTCACCATGAAGCTTGTGTGATCCCAGGAGGGTGGCAGGGGCCAGTGGACCCTTCAGGGCTCAGCACCACGCTGCCAGTGGTGATGGGCAATTCTGGTGCTTGCAGTACATTGCTCTGCCTGGTGTTGCACCAGCACCACAGACCAGAACGTGCCTTGTGCTTTCGCTGTTGTCGCTGCCACATGTGCTTCTCATCCCCATCTGGAATACCTTGGTAACCACATGTTCTCTGTGACAGGTACGGATCGAGGACGACATCGCAGTGACAGCCAGTGGAATGGAGCTGCTAACATGCGTCCCACGTACTGTTGAAGAAATAGAGGCTTTCATGGCCGAAGGCCAAAGCAGTGCCAAGTCATTTGACAGCCTCTCCAGCCAAAAGCAGTAAACTTCAAGATGATAGTTACTGTCTCACACTAATCGGTCATCGTTCTGATTATAATGCTGCagcacataaaataaaatacatccaATTGTTAATAGCAATGGAGGCAGGCAGGCTATTAGATGGAGTgattcatttattaaaaatgaaggtaGAAGGCTTCAGCACTTGATATCCAGGTAACTCAAATGCTCCTGCTTGCTATCAGCAGTTTACATTACCAAGTGCCACCTGAATAACCCTGCTGCATAATCAGTGGGGCTTATACTTCTATCAGATCTCAGCTCAGTCATATCTTGCaattaaagctgaattttgatGATTGGGACTCTTTAAAATACCAAATGGATTATCTGAATGCTGTCAGCAATTGTAACAATCTAAGTCCTTTTTTAAACTTCGTCATAAGTACTGcgaaaaaacacagaagaaaaaatctgCAGCTCTCAGTGgacacatttttcttacagatCTTATTTCAGTGTTAACGGAGTAAGCAGAAtcaaatttgtattaaaattcaTCCTTGGCATCATTTATGCTCACAACTTTGTGATCATTGCGCTCTCCTGCTCCTGTTCCTGCTTCTTTATCTGACCTTTCTACCAGTTCGTGTTCTGGAAACTTTGACCCTTCATTAGCCAGATTTTTCTGCTCTGAGTAGTGGGTGTACTGATCCTTCACACACAGCCTGATGCTTATTAGATTTGTCCATCTGTTTGTTCCTTAAAAACATAGATTGCTGTGGTGTTCACAAGCCTTAGAAATCACAAGAAGGGAGTATCTTTGCTGCAGGGCTTAGGGTCATTCAGCAGCATATGCTGTGCAGAACGAGAGTTGTTTTTAACTGTCTAGTGTTAGCCAGTTCAGAATGAAATCATGTAAATTTTATTTGGATACACCACAGGCATATTAAGAATGATCATAAAATGATTGTACATCCACGCAAGATTTGAATTGCCAAGAGAAGCCTTTCTTTACTATAGGTGTTCGTTGGCCTGCGGGAAAATACATTCCTTGCAATATAAAATAGCAGTAGTTGCTGTAACTACATAAAACCAATCTTGCTTACTTTATGAACACATCAAAACTCCTGTTTGGTCTTCAGGCTCCATTGCACAGTTTGACTGCAAAGCCACTTCAGACCATCCCTCTGCCGTGTCAGGGGAACTGAAGTCACGCAGAATGTCAGGGCCTTGCTGGGTCTTACCGCTTAGTAGATGAGGATTTTCCCACTGTGAAGGGATCGGCTGACTTGATCATCTCAGCATCTCAGTTCTGTTGCTCACATCCTGGAGCTGGCACACAGGCAGTGGGACCAACTGTGAGCTTCTGGGTGCCTGCAAGCGCCTGTCTTACGTGGGGCATGCCACACAGCGTGGGCACGGGTGGCGTCAACAACTACTGTGTGGCTGTCTTTGTGCCCCCGACCTGGGACCGGATTTAGGTCTGAAATAAATGTCCTAAAAAATGGTCAAACCTGTTGCTCTACAGAGAGCTCTTTTTGCTAATTGCGTTGATGTCTGTGACAAGAGCCTGCCCTTTATTCCTAACAGCTTGGTGACCCATTGCTAAATAGGAAGCTGCATGTTGGAGACAAAAGAGACACATTGCGAAATAATCTAGGGGACTTCAGTCCTTATGTTTAACGTCACTTTATTAACAAATGAatctatttactttttttttttttttaaaggtggcTCAGCATTGGCTTGTAAGAGGTAAGTGCAGGAGGTTTTGTGAAGGGGAAGGGGCGAGGAGGGGCGGGCGTGAGATCAGCACCTTGTTGGTGCAGCTGCAGTAATGCCTCCTTGCGTGGTGGTGCCTCTGAAATGCAGTACTCGTGCAGAGGACATCAGGCCTTGCTTTGGTGGCTTTGCAAACAGAAGCATACAGAAACGATATTGGTGCTGCTCTGGACTTGTCTCCCCCTAAAACTCAGGGAGTTTTTTCAGTGCAAGACAGTGCTCGTGGCCTCAGCCTTGTTCCCTCTGCGGGCAAATGCTTCCCTGTGGCATGCTCTGCACGCACCCATGGGATCGTTCGCTGCCTTgagacctgctgctgcttcgGTTCAATAGCAGTTACTATTTTAAAGTAACActtcacagattaaaaaaaaaaaaaaaaagttttggaatTGTTTCATCTGAGCCATAACCCCAGTCTAGTTAACAGGCCTTTCCCTGCCCGTGATTAATCTTGGCAAATactgggctctgctgctgcagaacaggTCGAGCAATCTGgtgtgtgctgcaggaggcagaacTGGTTCTGCTTCGACATGTACCAGCAAACGAACCCTACCACGGGTTCTGGGGGGAAAGCACTCGCTCACGTAACCGGCTACTCTGTTGTTCTGCTTACCTGAGACGTGGATCCATTTCAGTCGGGGATGGTGCCCCATCTCCCATTTTCCTCCGTGATCAGGTGGTGAATATAAATTTCATTCTTCCTTCCAGAAGTCTGTTCtgtaattataatttttatccACTTAAGCAAAAAGTGATGTAgaacttttttctaaattagcatggggggaggcagggaagtaAGCCTTTAAACAAAGGCAAAGTTATGTTTGAAAGtgatatttaatttaattttaacacTTAAAGTGTGTTAGTAGGGGGGAAATACGGGTGACAGCAAACTTTCTTTTTGACTACGTTAGGGTCTTTAGCTATAATGTTTTCCCAAATGCCCTTTCCCCTTGGTGCAGTCTTAGAGTGGCACCAAAATAACAGAAAGACTATGTTACATTGAGCAAGTTTGTGTATTTAGAAAGGTGCGAGCACTTCTGAACTGATGTATTATGTTGCTTCAGCTGCCTGGCGTTGGAAGCACTCTGGATTTATCTGCCACCCCAGTTTCGCTGCTACAGTGTGTAGCTAAAGTGGTAGAGCCTCCTAGTGCTCATGGAGGCTTGAGCAGACCCGTTCTCTCAGTGGTACGGTGAGAAGATGGAAGCAGGGTTCTCTGGTGAAACATACAGTGCTGTAATGCTCCTTCTTATAGTGACAGGCACTGCATCCTGTCACAAACtaaagtttttaagaaaaacgtgtcaaaaggaaaacttttaacTTCTGTAGGCCTATGCTGAAATTTTCCTGCATCGATGTGGGTTTATTCCAGCCTGTCttcaggaagaagagagaattGTCTGAGTCACTAGGTATGGGTGCCCCGTGCCTTGCAGTGGAGGGCAAGTTGGGGGCATTTTGCTGTCACACAGCCTGGGCTTGCTCCATCCTGGGGCAAAGAGAGGGAAAGCCTCACCTCTGCCTTTGCTCCTCAGAGGTCTGACATAGCTATTTTGGCAGAAGGGGGCTTAGAATAATAGACTAACACCTTTCTTGCAACCAGACTCTCACCGagggtagatttttttttttttttttttatgacgCTGGGTTCATGGCTTCACATGTTAAAGTGATGTGCTGCACACAGCCTACACGCTTCCCTAGGCAAACAAAGCAAGTGTGGAGACTGCTACGCCAGAAATGTCATTGTACAAACAAGTGACTTTTCATAATTCAGtgggtttgttttaaacaagTGGAATTGGAGTTGGCAGGAGTAACGAGAAGTCACCGTCCAGAGCATCAGAAAGAGTATTACTTCTGTTCAAAGAGATTTAAGAAACCATTTTCatcaaaatcagaaacaaatgcCAGAGATTCGGAGCCCCCTGTTCCAATTATCAGGGGAGGACCCCACATCATCCTGCCAAACCAACTGCAGGACAACAGGGCCACACAGTCCCAATTCACAGAGCAGACCACCAGGGAAGAAACTAGCTGGTGCCTTTTGCACCAGTTAGGTGCACAGTTAACAAAGGAGATCTTTTCATGTCAccttttttcttgtagtttttggtggtttgttcCCCccactttaatttttaattgcagtatGTTTTCAGtctcaaatgtcttttttttttttttttttttttttccctccttgttAAATAGGAATTCAGCCAAAACTCTCATGAGTTTCTGATTCTTTCCATTGAGTGGAACCTAAGTGGAAGATACAAATGGAGACTGATGTAGATTTCTCAAACATAGTAGCTGCTTGCAGTGGGCACCTCTACATTCgagggaaacagaaaagggatAGGAAAAATGAGGCCAGCACTAGAAGCAAAAGGTTTTTATTAGCTTCTGATATTTCAACCCTACCTACTTAAGCTGCAGCTAGAACCAAAAAACATATCTTTGTAAAAAGACTACCATAATCCAAAACAATCCATAGAAGTTTTCTGCATGtattaaaagtttaaattcaAAAAGAACTTTTCAAGGTTTCATTTTCTAACTGCATCTTCATAGAGATACTATCCAGGTTCTCTTCCTAAGTACAGATACAAGGCAAACAAGCATCCTACAAAATAATCTATGGAAAAAGGTAGTGTAGGAAGGAAACCAAGTGTACTAATCCACTAGCCAGACACACAAGTTAAATGTAACACAACCATACCATCaatgaaatacttaaaaatgaaaataaattaaggtTACATCAAAGGTCCTGCTTCACTTTTATTGTTTAAATCCTCAATATAGTACATACCACTGCATTATGGATCGTGGCAAAGACTTAGCACTAAAAAAGTTGCTATAGAAaacttttatgaaaataaaacaagaccGAAGATACTCCTTCACACAACTGTATGGTGGCTATAGAAATTCCACTGAATCAGTTATTCAAACTAGGgccatctatttttttaatgactgtcAATTTCTATAAGATCTTCGTGGCAAATCTGAACAGCCATCAAAACAAATGTCAGTGACCAGTGATCCATACGTTCTGGCTGAACAGATGCTGTCTTACCCCTTTGACTGCCTAGCCAAGCTGCACATTTTGTTCTCCCTGATACCTGCACCCCAGCAAGAATGCAATCTTGCAGAGCAGAGTTTTTTGGTAGCATTTTGACATCTactgaaaaccaaaatcttGTTCTCATAAGGCCCCAGTCACCATGTGAGCAATGTGAACACAGGCTTACAAGGCTTTGTCAGTGTACTGCTTTACCTCTTGTAACTGATGCTTCAGACTGATTTGCCATTTGGAAGCCAACTGCCTGTATGTATCATCATAGTATATTGctatttttctagaaaacacTAGTAAGCATCCCAGCTCACTATTACTAAACCTTCCCCATTAACTAACTGGACAGGAAAGACCTAAGTGGTACTTTGTAGGACCTGCTCTACATATTTAAAGTAGTCCACcaaagaggaaagcaaacaccCTCCACAGCCTTTGCAGTTTTGTAGTAtgtaatgaagaaaacaaagggtttaaatacagtaaaaggtattttgaaaacGTTGTATCCAATTACAAGGTTCTGATACTACAGTGAACCATCCTGCTGGATTCCTTCTGTTATGCAAACCATAAGAAGGTAAGCgaacatttctgtgaaaatgctATTTCCCTAATACTAAGCTCCTTGTTGACAATGAATTTAGAACTGCATTTATTAGATAAATCTtctagaggagaaaaatattttaaacaaataccCTAAGCAGTTTCTGGTTTAATTGTATCAAATCTTCAGTGTTAAacctaaaaagaagaaaatttccaTGAAATGATAGTTAGAACAGAGTTTTTGCTTGGTTACTGCATGGGCATCGCAGACAAGCTGCACCTCAAGAGTTCATTTCGTAAGGCTGCAACAGTGTCTACTGTCCATTGTTTTCTGGATCTGTTGTGGTGGTTTCAGTGCCAACAGGTTGCACATTGTCTGCAAGATTGTGCGCATGCTCAAGGAACAAGTCTTTCAGTACGCTCAACTCCTTGGTCAGGAGCTTAATTTTTGCTTCTAAAcgttcattttcttctttaagctGGTTGACCCTTTGCAATGTATCTtgtgctttctgcttgctttttagcCGACTCTTTTTCACTGCCATGTTGTTTCGCTCTCTGCGCTGACGATATTCATCACTGTTTCTATCCACaaaggaatttttctttccctgtttgcTTGGAGGCACAGCTTTGCCTCCACCACCAGGACTAACGGGCACCAGCTGGGGAACCTGCTGCAAACCACTGGTGTGTGCTTGGGTGTGAATCACGCTTACTCCGTTCGCATCTGTAGCAGTGTTCTGTTGGGATGTCTTGCTCATTTGGACAGGCTCTTCTTGGACACAAAAGAATTTATTAGGAGACTGAAAACTGTTACGTTTCTTGAAGGCGATTCCAACAGGTCTTCACATGGATTAAGGGCAAGGTGAACctagtaggaaaaaaaacatggcATTAAAGGTGCTGGCTTCAGCTACAACCTTATACATCACTGGCTTCAGCATAAGGTACTGATGGTACATCTGGCAACAACACATCACAACTGTGCTGGAAGCAGACAAGCTGCCAACTACATTTCAGACGCCTCTCAAACGTatttggattggaagggactGTTACTGGGTCATCTAGTCAAGCTGTCTGCATTGTTCGCTGGCTTTACTGAGTTATTCCAAAGCCATCCCTGATGGATGGGTGTCTAGCCTAGCCTCTAATATCTCCAGTTTCACAACCTCTGTCTTGGCAACAGGTTCCACCGTCTAACTTTTCCTCCAgttatataattttcttaattttcagactggagttttccttctgcagcttaAACCTATTAACAGCCTGACTCTTGACCAACAGGAGTACTTGATCCTTGTCCTCTTCAGACCATCTCTCTGGGTGTATGCACAGACAGATTCCCCCCTggtctggtttgtttttttttttcctctggagtgAAGGTGCTCCAACTGTCCACCTTTCCTTAGATCATCTTGCAGCACTTGCTTTTCAAGATGATGCCCAAATTGAGGACTGTTTTAAGGTCTCACTGGTACTGAGTGGAGAAAACTAATTTATGGAAAAAGGTAGTGTGCTGCAAAGGCTGTGACTGAGTGACATTAAAGGAACTCATTCAACAACAAGCAAGGTAAGACAAGCTAAGCCTGTAATGGTATTGTAACAAGCAGGTGGGACAGGAATGCAGGATGATGACAATGTTAAAATCACTACACAGCAGAGAGGATTGTTGCCATTCATAGGAagacagcagccacagctgatTCATCACCTGCTGTAGCTCCTGCACTGGTCATTGTCCACTCTGCAGCAGATAAAACAGGTCTGACGAGCAGGACACCCTCTCACCTGACTGACGTTCTCCCACTGCTGAGGTCAGCCTGTTCCTAACCCTACCCATAGCACACAAAGGACTCTACCACAGCTGTTGCAGGGACATGGCCCTAGCGAGGCTAACAGCAGattccttctcttcccatctCACGGGATGACCTCCTAAATGTCTGGGAGAGAAGAGGGGAAGGGCAGCAGGGTTGTTCTAAGTTCCTGAAACACCTACCTATGGCTCCAATGAAAAGTACTCAGCGATCAGTCTAACAAGTGGTGATTTCTTGTCTTGTTAAAGAAAAGCATCTAACTGGTGTAAATCCTACTCCCAAGGTCTGACTGCACTGCAGCGGTGCAGCCCTATGCT includes these proteins:
- the CEBPG gene encoding CCAAT/enhancer-binding protein gamma; translated protein: MSKTSQQNTATDANGVSVIHTQAHTSGLQQVPQLVPVSPGGGGKAVPPSKQGKKNSFVDRNSDEYRQRRERNNMAVKKSRLKSKQKAQDTLQRVNQLKEENERLEAKIKLLTKELSVLKDLFLEHAHNLADNVQPVGTETTTTDPENNGQ